One Epinephelus moara isolate mb chromosome 20, YSFRI_EMoa_1.0, whole genome shotgun sequence genomic window carries:
- the LOC126408263 gene encoding histone H4 has translation MSGRGKGGKGLGKGGAKRHRKVLRDNIQGITKPAIRRLARRGGVKRISGLIYEETRGVLKVFLENVIRDAVTYTEHAKRKTVTAMDVVYALKRQGRTLYGFGG, from the coding sequence ATGAGTGGTCGGGGCAAGGGAGGAAAAGGACTCGGTAAAGGAGGCGCTAAGCGTCACCGTAAAGTTCTCCGTGATAACATCCAGGGAATCACCAAACCTGCAATCCGCCGTCTGGCCCGCCGTGGTGGAGTGAAGCGTATCTCCGGTCTGATCTACGAGGAGACCCGCGGTGTGTTGAAGGTGTTCCTGGAGAATGTGATCCGTGATGCCGTCACCTACACCGAGCACGCCAAGAGGAAGACTGTGACCGCCATGGATGTGGTGTATGCTCTGAAGAGGCAGGGCCGCACTCTGTACGGCTTCGGAG
- the LOC126408249 gene encoding histone H2A, with translation MSGRGKTGGKARAKAKTRSSRAGLQFPVGRVHRLLRKGNYAERVGAGAPVYLAAVLEYLTAEILELAGNAARDNKKTRIIPRHLQLAVRNDEELNKLLGGVTIAQGGVLPNIQAVLLPKKTEKAAKSK, from the coding sequence ATGAGTGGCCGCGGCAAAACCGGTGGAAAAGCCAGAGCCAAGGCAAAGACCCGCTCCTCCCGTGCTGGGCTCCAGTTCCCAGTCGGCCGTGTCCACAGGCTGCTGCGCAAAGGAAACTATGCGGAGCGTGTCGGTGCCGGCGCCCCCGTCTACCTGGCGGCTGTGCTGGAGTACCTGACCGCTGAGATCCTGGAGTTGGCTGGAAACGCTGCCCGCGACAACAAGAAGACCCGTATCATCCCCCGTCACCTGCAGCTGGCTGTCCGCAACGACGAGGAGCTCAACAAGCTGCTGGGCGGAGTGACCATCGCTCAGGGCGGCGTGCTGCCCAACATCCAGGCTGTTCTGCTGCCCAAGAAGACCGAGAAGGCCGCCAAGTCCAAGTAA
- the LOC126408243 gene encoding histone H3: MARTKQTARKSTGGKAPRKQLATKAARKSAPATGGVKKPHRYRPGTVALREIRRYQKSTELLIRKLPFQRLVREIAQDFKTDLRFQSSAVMALQESSEAYLVGLFEDTNLCAIHAKRVTIMPKDIQLARRIRGERA, encoded by the coding sequence ATGGCAAGAACCAAGCAGACCGCTCGTAAGTCCACCGGAGGCAAAGCCCCGAGGAAGCAGCTGGCCACCAAGGCTGCCCGTAAGAGCGCCCCGGCCACCGGCGGCGTGAAGAAGCCTCACCGTTACAGGCCCGGTACCGTGGCTCTGAGAGAGATCCGTCGCTACCAGAAATCCACGGAGCTGCTCATCCGCAAGCTGCCCTTCCAGCGCCTGGTCAGAGAAATCGCTCAGGACTTCAAGACCGATCTGCGCTTCCAGAGCTCCGCTGTCATGGCTCTGCAGGAGTCCAGTGAGGCTTACCTGGTGGGCCTGTTTGAGGACACCAACCTGTGCGCCATCCACGCCAAAAGAGTCACCATCATGCCCAAAGACATCCAGCTGGCCCGTCGCATCCGCGGAGAGAGAGCTTaa
- the LOC126408252 gene encoding histone H2B 1/2-like — translation MPETTVKAPKKGSKKAVSKSVSKTGKKRRRTRKESYAIYVYKVLKQVHPDTGISSKAMGIMNSFVSDIFERIAGEASRLAHYNKRSTITSREIQTAVRLLLPGELAKHAVSEGTKAVTKYTSSK, via the coding sequence ATGCCTGAAACCACCGTGAAAGCGCCCAAGAAGGGCTCAAAGAAAGCCGTGTCTAAGAGTGTCAGCAAGACCggcaaaaagaggaggaggaccagGAAGGAGAGCTACGCCATCTACGTGTACAAGGTGCTGAAGCAGGTCCACCCCGACACCGGCATCTCGTCCAAGGCCATGGGCATCATGAACTCGTTTGTGAGCGACATCTTTGAGCGCATCGCCGGTGAGGCCTCCCGTCTGGCTCACTACAACAAGCGCTCCACCATCACTTCCAGAGAGATCCAGACCGCCGTCCGCCTGCTGCTGCCCGGTGAGCTGGCCAAGCACGCCGTGTCTGAGGGCACCAAGGCCGTCACCAAGTACACCAGCTCCAAGTAA